DNA from Acidobacteriota bacterium:
GAGACCGTTGCCGCGTTCCTTGAGAACGAAGCCGAACGGGGACTCGCCCCGGCGTCGCTGTCACTGATTCACGCCGCGATCGGCGCCGCCGCGCGATTCTCCGACGCGGACGACCCGCGCGGGCGGCTGACGGCCCGCACCCTCCGCACCCTGAAGCGGCGACACGCCGAGCGAGGGCGCGGTCAGGTCGACGGCCTGAGACGTAGGGACGTCGACGCGGTCGCCCGCCTCGCGGCGGCCGAGGGCACGTTGCTCGGCCTTCGCGACGCGGCGCTGCTCCGCCTCGGCAGCGACGCCTTCCTGAGAATCAGCGAACTCGCCGCCGTCGAGGTGAAGCACCTGGAGGCGGGAGAGGACGGGAGCGGAAGTCTCAGGCTGCCCCGGAGCAAGACGGACCAGGAAGGAGAGGGCAAGACCCTTTACGTCTGTCGAGCGACGATGGCAGCCATCGGCGCCTGGCGCGAGGCTTCGGGCGTCTCTTCCGGACCGCTGTTCCGCGGCGTCTCCAGGGACGGAACGCGCGTCAGCACAACGGCGCTGAGCGAGAGCTCCGTCCCGAAGGTCATCCGGCGGCGCGCCCGGGCCGCGGGCATCGAGGGCAGGATAAGCGGACACTCGCTCCGTATCGGCAGCGCCCAGTCACTCGTAGGCAGAGGAGCCTCCACCGCCGAACTCATGCAGGCCGGCAGGTGGACCGACGAGAGAACCGCGATCCGCTACGCCGCCAACGAACTCGCGGCGAACGGCGCCGTCGCACGCTACTTCGAAGACCGCGACGACTAGGAGAGGCCCATGCGGTCCGACGCAACTCATGTAGTCGGAGAACGCGTGCTCTCAACGTGCGCTATTCGCGGCACGTAGTCGAGCAGATCTTCCAACGAGCCGATATCGCCGCCCGCAGGGTTCAGCCACAGCGCCTCGAGGCCGGCCGCCAGCGCTCCTTCGCGGTCCTCGACCTTCGCATCGCCGACGTGGAGCACGGAGGCCGGCTGAAGCTCCAGCTCCCAGCAGGCGGCGAGGAAGATCGGCTCGGCCGGTTTCGCCGAGCCCACTTCCTCCGAACAGATCACGGCGTCGAGGTAACGCCCGAGTCCGAGGTTGGCCAGCACCCGCGGCAGGCGCCGGTCCCAGTTACTCGTTACCGCGACGCGGAGGTCCCGGCGACGCAGCTCCGAGAGGACCTTCCGGCAGCCGGGCCGGAGTTCCCAGGCGTCGGCGCGCTCGAAGCGGGCGAACAGTTCCGCGACGGCGAAGGGTCCCGGCGCCTCCCGCTCGAGCAGGAGACACATGCGCTCCAGCAGATCGCCCCAGAAACCGCGAGCTCCGTTCGGATGGCTGTTGTACCGGTCCTCGCCGCGGGCGAGGCGGCACTCGAACTCTCTCCAGGCGGTCAGAAAGCCCCGCTCGATGTCGGCGGCTGGGAGTACGAGACCGTGGCGGGCGAGGACTTCGGCGTAGATCTCACCGCGACGAGGGCAGGCGATCAGCGTTCCGGTCGCGTCCAGCGAGACGCCCCGGAGCCGCGGCCGGCCGTCGCGACGCGTGGCGACGGGACTCTCTCCCCGGCGCCCGTTCAAGAGAAACCGTACCGGCGGGCGAAGAAGTAGAAGGCCGTAACGACGAGGGAATGGCTGATCTCGCCGCTGGCGATGCGTTCCGGAACCTCCCGCAGCGGCACGTGAACCACCTCGATCTCTTCGCTGCCGTCCCCAATCGGGTCGCCGGTGTGGACCAAGTCGCGGGCCAGCCAGAGCGAGCAGACGTTGTCCAGGATCGCGGGGTTCGGCTCGACCTCTCCCAGCCGTTCGATCGTTCCCGCCCGGTATCCGGTCTCCTCGTGGAGCTCCCGCGCCGCGGCGACTCCCCCATCCTCGCCCGGCTCGACGATGCCGCCGGGGATCTCCAGCGACTCGGCGGCGCGGCCGAAGCGCCACTGGCGGATGAACACGACCGTCGCGCCCTTGCCGTCCGCCCCGGGTTCCGCCTCGATCAGCGGAATCACGTTGACCCAGTCCGCCGACCGCAGGACGACCGCCTGACGCCGGTCGGCGCCGGCGCGCAGCTCCTGCGCCTCGAGCTGCAGAAGGGGGTGGTCGAACTCGGTGCGCGCGACCTCGACCTGCCAGGGACGGACCTTCATCCTGGGCTCAACCTTCAGTCCTCCCGCTCGAAGGGCGGACGCAGGTACTCGAAGCGCAGGACGCGGATGGCCCGGCCGCTGAAGAAGATGAGGACGGCAATGCCGGCGCCGCTCGACAGCGCCATCAGCCAACTGAAATCGCGCCAGAGCATGACGATCCCGATCGTGAGTCCGCCCACGACGATCGCCGCCGCCAGCAGGCGGACGGCGGTCCGGTCGAACGTCGGCGGCCGGACCAGCGTCGGGGCGTGGTCTGGGGTTTCCCGCATCTCCCGGGGAGCTTATGCCGTGTCCAGCCTGGTCAGACAGGCTGCCACGACGCGGTCGGCATCGAGCCGCTCCATGCAGGCGAAGTCTCCGCGGCTGCAGGTGCGGCGCCAGCACGGCTGGCAGTCCAGCGGCTGATCGAGCTGTACCGCAGCCGACCGCGGCCCATAGGGACCGTTGCGGGCAGGATCGGTCGGGCCGAACGCCGAAACGCAGGGAACGCCCAGGGCAGCCGCCAGGTGGGCGGGACCGGAGTCGCAGCCCAGGAACAGGGCGGCCCGCCCCAGCAGCGTCGCCAGTTCGCGGAGGTCGGTCGGCGGCGCCGGCAGGACACGGCAGCCGTCCCCGGCGACCGTGACGATCTCCTCGGCCGCCCGTCGCTCCTCTTCGCCCGCCCAGGCGACGACGACCGGCAGGCCGCGCTCGCTCCCGAGGCGCCGGACGGCCGCCGCGAAGTGCCGCGGAGGCCAGTGCTTCGTGCGCCAGATCGTTCCGGGCGACACCACCGCGTAGCGGCCAACGCTCAGATCATGGCGCTCGAGGAAAGAGAGCGGCCCGGGCTCGGCGTAGTCGGGCAGCCGCCACTCCGCGACCGGGTGCTCGTCGACGACCAGCCCCGAAGCGCTCAGCAGGGCCAGATTGCGGTCGACGACGTGCCTCACCCCCAGGCCGACGACGAAGCGCCGGTTGAGGAACAAGGCGTTCACTTCGCGGCTGCCCATCGCCGGCCCGCCGCGGAAGCCGACCCGCTCCCCGGCGCCGCTCCACCAGGCGACCAGGCCGCTCTTCGTGAGGCCCTGGACGTCGACCGCGACGTCGTACCGGCAGCTCCTGAGTTCGCGGCGAAAGCGCCTGAGCGCGTCGAGATGGGCGCCGACGCCACGGGTCCGTCGCGGATACAGGTGGAAGCGGTCGACGCCGGTGTAGCCACGCAGCAGGATCGCGGCCGGTTCCTGGATGGCCCAGCCGATGAACGCGTCCGGATGAGCGCGGCGGAGCGCCGACGCCACCGGAGCCGCATGGAGGCAGTCGCCGATCGCGGAAAGGCGAACGAGCAGGACGCGGAGCGGCCGGTGCGGTTTCTGCTCCGTGGCGGTCATCCGGCCAGAGCATAAGGGGCGGCGCCATCCCGCGCCGCAGGCTGCTATCATTCGCCGCCTTGCCTGTCGGGGCGTGGCGCAGTCTGGTAGCGCACCTGCCTTGGGCGCAGGGGGTCCTCAGTTCAAATCTGGGCGCCCCGATATCGCTCGCTAACCCGGACCTCGGCTAACCTGTCGCTGTCGCTTTCGCCTGCCTGTAGCTCAGCTGGATAGAGCGGCGGCCTTCTAAGCCGCGGGTCGGGGGTTCGAGTCCCTCCAGGCAGGCCAGATCGTTGAGAGTTCGGTTCGAAGATGTCTGGTGGATGTAGCTCAACCGGTAGAGCGCTTGATTGTGGTTCAAGTGGTTGGGGGTTCAAGTCCCCTCATCCACCCCATCCCGATTCCGAAACCGTTCCGTTCGCGCGCCCGTAGCTCAGCTGGATAGAGCGACGGCCTCCGGAGCCGTAGGTCAGGGGTTCGAATCCCTTCGGGCGCACCACGGCACCCCCGCTAGAGCACCTCGAGCGGGGCGTAGCGGCGGACGAGCTTCCGCTTGCCGGCCTTGTCGAAGAAGACGGTCAGCTTCGCGTTCTCGCCGTCTCCGTCGAGCTGCAGAACGACGCCCTTGCCCAGGGTCGCATGGCGCACGACGGCGCCGGGCCGCAGGACGCCGGCGATGCCTTCGGTCGGCGGCTTCCGGACGCGCCGGGCACCCGCGCGAGACGCTGCCCGGAAGGACGCACCTCCGCCGGCGCGGTCAGCGCCGAAGTAGCTGCGCACGCCGGCGGTCCGCGGGCCGCCCCAGAGTTCCGTGCTGCGTGTGGTTTCGACGAGTGCCTCCGGCAGGTCGGCGAGGAAGGGCGACGGCTGCTGGTCCTGGAACTGTCCGGCGACCATCCGGCGCCGGCAGCCGCTGAGGAACAGGCGCTGCTCGGCCCGGGTCATGCCGACGTAGAACAGCCGCCTCTCCTCCTCGATGTCCCGCGACGCAAGGCCGGCGTGGAAATGCGGGAGCAGGCCGTCTTCGAGACCGGTGACGAAAACGGCCGGATACTCGAGGCCCTTGGCGCTGTGCAGCGTCATCAGGGCGACGCCCAGTTCGGCGTTCAGCCCGTCCGTGTCGCTGACCAGGGAGACGTAGTCCAGGAAGTTCACCAGGGGACTGACGGCCGGCTCGGTCGCTTCGTCGAAGAGCGACGCTTCGCCGGCGTCCGGGCTCTCTCCATCGCCGGGAACAGCGACGATCCTCGCCGGAACGCCGCTCAGGCCGTGAAGGGTCTCGAAGTCGTGGGCCGACGACACGAGCTCGTTCAGGTTCTCCAGCCGTTCCTGGGCCTCCTCGTCGCCTTTGCCGTAGAGCG
Protein-coding regions in this window:
- a CDS encoding tyrosine-type recombinase/integrase — its product is MKKTGATTATALRSAKAVFKDAYSANTHKAYAQAVKRFTAYLGDREADDETVAAFLENEAERGLAPASLSLIHAAIGAAARFSDADDPRGRLTARTLRTLKRRHAERGRGQVDGLRRRDVDAVARLAAAEGTLLGLRDAALLRLGSDAFLRISELAAVEVKHLEAGEDGSGSLRLPRSKTDQEGEGKTLYVCRATMAAIGAWREASGVSSGPLFRGVSRDGTRVSTTALSESSVPKVIRRRARAAGIEGRISGHSLRIGSAQSLVGRGASTAELMQAGRWTDERTAIRYAANELAANGAVARYFEDRDD
- a CDS encoding HAD-IA family hydrolase, coding for MNGRRGESPVATRRDGRPRLRGVSLDATGTLIACPRRGEIYAEVLARHGLVLPAADIERGFLTAWREFECRLARGEDRYNSHPNGARGFWGDLLERMCLLLEREAPGPFAVAELFARFERADAWELRPGCRKVLSELRRRDLRVAVTSNWDRRLPRVLANLGLGRYLDAVICSEEVGSAKPAEPIFLAACWELELQPASVLHVGDAKVEDREGALAAGLEALWLNPAGGDIGSLEDLLDYVPRIAHVESTRSPTT
- a CDS encoding NUDIX hydrolase, which encodes MKVRPWQVEVARTEFDHPLLQLEAQELRAGADRRQAVVLRSADWVNVIPLIEAEPGADGKGATVVFIRQWRFGRAAESLEIPGGIVEPGEDGGVAAARELHEETGYRAGTIERLGEVEPNPAILDNVCSLWLARDLVHTGDPIGDGSEEIEVVHVPLREVPERIASGEISHSLVVTAFYFFARRYGFS
- a CDS encoding glycosyltransferase family 9 protein; amino-acid sequence: MTATEQKPHRPLRVLLVRLSAIGDCLHAAPVASALRRAHPDAFIGWAIQEPAAILLRGYTGVDRFHLYPRRTRGVGAHLDALRRFRRELRSCRYDVAVDVQGLTKSGLVAWWSGAGERVGFRGGPAMGSREVNALFLNRRFVVGLGVRHVVDRNLALLSASGLVVDEHPVAEWRLPDYAEPGPLSFLERHDLSVGRYAVVSPGTIWRTKHWPPRHFAAAVRRLGSERGLPVVVAWAGEEERRAAEEIVTVAGDGCRVLPAPPTDLRELATLLGRAALFLGCDSGPAHLAAALGVPCVSAFGPTDPARNGPYGPRSAAVQLDQPLDCQPCWRRTCSRGDFACMERLDADRVVAACLTRLDTA